From one Leifsonia sp. Root1293 genomic stretch:
- a CDS encoding HAD family hydrolase, translated as MIAASDDDITPVAASERWLIALDVDGTVLHEDETLSVAVRDEITRVQQLGHEVMLATGRSWAASKTVLEDLGLAPQFVVCSNGALVMERDETEPDGYRRAHVETFDPGPVLERIRTHLPTGRFMVEDPVGFRLYTDGMTEWNLENARLATFEQLSEQPATRVVVVSPDHDLEEFLSIVEGMGLHQVTYAIGWTAWLDIAPDGVNKATGLERVRERLGIPRSRVFAAGDGRNDIDMFRWAGVEGRAVAMGQSPDEVKQVATEITASVHEDGLARALETFAG; from the coding sequence ATGATCGCCGCGAGCGACGACGACATCACTCCCGTGGCAGCATCCGAGCGATGGCTCATCGCCCTCGACGTCGACGGAACCGTGCTCCACGAGGACGAGACGCTGAGTGTCGCCGTGCGGGATGAGATCACACGCGTGCAGCAGCTCGGGCACGAGGTCATGCTCGCCACGGGTCGCAGCTGGGCGGCGTCCAAGACGGTGCTCGAGGATCTGGGGCTGGCTCCCCAGTTCGTCGTCTGCTCCAACGGCGCGCTCGTCATGGAGCGCGACGAGACCGAGCCCGACGGCTACAGGCGCGCCCACGTCGAGACCTTCGATCCCGGACCCGTTCTCGAGCGCATCCGCACCCACCTGCCGACAGGTCGGTTCATGGTCGAGGACCCTGTGGGCTTCCGGCTCTACACCGACGGGATGACGGAGTGGAACCTCGAGAACGCGCGGCTCGCGACGTTCGAGCAGCTCTCGGAGCAGCCGGCGACACGCGTCGTCGTCGTGTCGCCCGACCACGACCTCGAGGAGTTCCTCTCCATCGTCGAGGGCATGGGGCTGCACCAGGTCACCTATGCCATCGGCTGGACGGCCTGGCTAGACATCGCCCCTGACGGCGTCAACAAGGCCACCGGCCTGGAGCGGGTGCGCGAGCGCCTTGGCATCCCCCGGTCCCGGGTGTTCGCGGCCGGCGACGGTCGCAACGACATCGACATGTTCCGCTGGGCGGGCGTGGAGGGTCGCGCCGTCGCGATGGGTCAGTCTCCCGACGAGGTGAAGCAGGTGGCGACCGAGATCACAGCCTCGGTGCACGAAGACGGCCTCGCGCGGGCGCTCGAGACCTTCGCCGGCTGA
- a CDS encoding LCP family protein, whose translation MSDDLRHHSRRALKTPGVARHGRLKRSSATATAFKALAAAMAVVFVAGLSVVGIAGLSLASAVSPGVTLENEKTLGAIPQIGAIDGGANVLLVGSDSREGQGDGYGEESGDLNDVTMLLHIAQDHSSASVVSFPRDMFVPIPECPDPNGGTFDAMSSQKINTTLGYGGLACTVLTVEQLTGLSIPFAAEVQFNGVIAMSDAVGGVPVCVAERIEDDHTDTYLDPGEHTLSGLAALQFLRTRHGVGDGSDLTRISNQQVFLSSLVRTIKSADTLTNPVKLYSLAKAALGNMKLSNSLQNMDTMVSIAMALKDIDLNNVVFVQYPTGSTDGGVEPLEEPAAALNAALLADQPIALTGDTGGSVADPNAPAATEEPAATEEPTEEPSADPEPSTDAPEPTKAPTKAPTTKTELDAKGQTAGQYTCSSGRTLDDQ comes from the coding sequence GTGAGCGACGATCTTCGCCATCACTCCCGCCGGGCCTTGAAGACCCCGGGTGTGGCTCGGCACGGACGGCTGAAGCGGTCCAGCGCCACGGCGACGGCGTTCAAGGCGCTGGCCGCCGCGATGGCGGTCGTGTTCGTCGCAGGACTCTCGGTCGTGGGTATCGCAGGGCTGAGCCTCGCCTCGGCCGTGAGCCCGGGTGTCACGCTCGAGAACGAGAAGACCCTCGGTGCCATCCCGCAGATCGGCGCCATCGACGGCGGAGCCAACGTGCTGCTCGTCGGCAGCGACAGCCGCGAGGGCCAGGGCGACGGCTACGGCGAGGAGAGCGGTGACCTGAACGACGTCACCATGCTGCTCCACATCGCGCAGGACCACTCGAGCGCATCCGTCGTCAGCTTCCCCCGCGACATGTTCGTGCCCATCCCCGAGTGCCCCGACCCCAACGGCGGCACCTTCGACGCGATGAGCAGCCAGAAGATCAACACCACCCTCGGCTACGGCGGCCTCGCCTGCACGGTGCTCACTGTCGAGCAGCTCACCGGCCTCTCCATCCCGTTCGCTGCCGAAGTGCAGTTCAACGGCGTCATCGCGATGTCGGATGCCGTCGGCGGCGTTCCCGTCTGCGTCGCCGAGCGCATCGAGGACGACCACACCGACACGTACCTAGACCCCGGAGAGCACACGCTGTCCGGCCTCGCGGCACTCCAGTTCCTGCGCACCCGGCACGGCGTCGGCGACGGCAGCGACCTCACCCGCATCTCGAACCAGCAGGTCTTCCTCTCCTCGCTGGTGCGCACCATCAAGAGCGCCGACACGCTGACGAACCCCGTGAAGCTGTACTCGCTGGCGAAGGCCGCGCTCGGCAACATGAAGCTCTCGAACAGCCTGCAGAACATGGACACGATGGTCTCCATCGCCATGGCGCTGAAGGACATCGACCTGAACAACGTCGTGTTCGTGCAGTACCCGACGGGAAGCACCGACGGCGGCGTCGAGCCGCTCGAAGAGCCGGCAGCCGCTCTCAACGCCGCACTCCTGGCCGACCAGCCGATCGCTCTCACGGGTGACACCGGCGGATCCGTCGCCGACCCGAACGCGCCGGCAGCCACCGAGGAGCCGGCCGCAACCGAAGAGCCGACCGAGGAACCCTCGGCCGATCCGGAGCCGTCCACCGACGCCCCCGAACCGACCAAGGCACCGACGAAGGCGCCGACGACGAAGACCGAGCTCGACGCGAAGGGCCAGACGGCCGGGCAGTACACCTGCTCGAGCGGCCGAACACTCGACGACCAGTAG
- a CDS encoding calcium:proton antiporter produces the protein MPSTGTPSTATPGRLQRWLPIVVPVLGVVLLVAGWGRDLNGIVVALIAVVLAAVVLAAVHHAEVLAHAVGEPFGSLILAVSVTVIEVSLIITLVTAGGEGSETLARDTVFAAIMITLNGIVGIALLLGAFKHGPVKFNAEGTGGALATVVALATLCLVLPTFTSAQGPVFSPPQLIFVAIASVVLYGMFVAAQTVGYREMFVPVVTEGEKRRTADAHEHGSTPSRRAALSSLGLLLVSLVAVVGLAKLESPSIEAGVAAVGFPPSFVGVVIALLVLLPEGIAAVRSARENKMQTSFNLALGSAMASIGLTIPAMAVASFFIAGPLALGLGSTQIVLLVLTLLVSILTLVPGRATRLQGGVHLVIFAAFIFLSISP, from the coding sequence ATGCCATCGACCGGTACGCCATCGACCGCCACTCCGGGCCGCCTGCAGCGCTGGCTGCCGATCGTCGTCCCGGTGCTCGGGGTGGTGCTCCTCGTCGCCGGATGGGGGCGTGACCTCAACGGCATCGTCGTGGCCCTGATCGCCGTCGTGCTGGCGGCCGTCGTCCTCGCCGCCGTGCATCACGCCGAAGTGCTTGCCCATGCAGTGGGGGAGCCGTTCGGCTCGCTCATCCTGGCCGTGTCCGTGACGGTCATCGAGGTCTCGCTCATCATCACGCTGGTCACCGCCGGAGGCGAGGGCTCGGAGACCCTGGCGCGTGACACGGTGTTCGCGGCCATCATGATCACCCTCAACGGCATCGTGGGCATCGCCCTCCTGCTCGGGGCGTTCAAGCACGGTCCGGTGAAGTTCAATGCCGAGGGCACGGGCGGCGCGCTCGCCACGGTGGTCGCCCTCGCGACACTGTGCCTGGTGCTGCCCACGTTCACCTCGGCGCAGGGCCCCGTCTTCAGCCCGCCGCAGCTGATTTTCGTCGCCATCGCCTCCGTCGTGCTCTACGGCATGTTCGTCGCGGCGCAGACCGTCGGCTACCGCGAGATGTTCGTGCCCGTCGTGACCGAGGGCGAGAAGCGTCGCACCGCGGATGCGCACGAGCACGGCAGCACCCCGTCGCGGCGTGCGGCGCTCTCGAGCCTCGGGCTCCTCCTCGTCTCCCTGGTCGCCGTCGTGGGCCTGGCGAAGCTCGAGTCGCCCTCGATCGAGGCCGGAGTCGCCGCCGTCGGATTCCCGCCCTCCTTCGTCGGGGTGGTCATCGCTCTCCTCGTGCTGCTTCCCGAGGGCATCGCCGCCGTGCGGTCCGCCCGTGAGAACAAGATGCAGACGAGCTTCAACCTGGCGCTGGGTTCCGCGATGGCGAGCATCGGCCTCACGATCCCGGCCATGGCGGTGGCCTCGTTCTTCATCGCCGGGCCGCTGGCGCTCGGGCTGGGCTCGACTCAGATCGTGCTGCTCGTGCTCACCCTGTTGGTGAGCATCCTCACCCTCGTGCCCGGGCGCGCGACCAGGCTTCAGGGCGGCGTGCACCTGGTGATCTTCGCGGCATTCATCTTCCTGTCGATCTCGCCCTGA
- a CDS encoding spermidine synthase, with protein MSARFEELDWQQTAMGDLSLRRRVEPSLGVEVFEVKLGDEYLMSSLFTVAEEELATLGLAASVGEEAASLDVLVGGLGLGYTAIAALRDPRVRTLAVIDTMPAVIAWHEAGLLPVSRSLTTDARTSLVLDDFFALMRRAPEHDAARYDVILLDVDHSPRHQLDPSHADLYTALGLRSLARHLVEGGVFALWSDDPPDEEFLATMEGVFVDTAAHIIDFANPITGGTSSNTVYVARTRTP; from the coding sequence ATGAGCGCACGCTTCGAGGAACTCGACTGGCAGCAGACCGCGATGGGCGACCTCAGTCTGCGGCGGCGTGTCGAGCCGTCGCTCGGCGTGGAGGTCTTCGAGGTGAAGCTCGGCGACGAGTACCTGATGTCCAGCCTGTTCACCGTCGCCGAGGAGGAGCTGGCGACCCTCGGGCTCGCGGCATCCGTCGGCGAGGAAGCGGCGTCGCTCGACGTGCTCGTTGGCGGGCTGGGGTTGGGCTACACGGCGATCGCAGCGCTGCGCGACCCGCGGGTGCGCACGCTGGCGGTGATCGACACCATGCCCGCCGTCATCGCCTGGCACGAAGCAGGTCTGCTCCCGGTCTCGAGATCGCTGACGACGGATGCCCGCACCAGCCTCGTGCTCGACGACTTCTTCGCGCTGATGCGCCGCGCGCCCGAGCACGATGCCGCCCGCTACGACGTCATCCTGCTCGACGTCGATCACTCCCCGCGGCACCAGCTCGACCCGAGCCACGCCGACCTGTACACGGCGCTCGGTCTGCGCTCGCTCGCCCGCCACCTCGTCGAGGGCGGGGTGTTCGCGCTGTGGTCGGACGACCCGCCCGACGAGGAGTTCCTGGCGACGATGGAGGGCGTCTTCGTCGACACCGCGGCGCACATCATCGACTTCGCCAACCCGATCACGGGTGGCACGTCGTCGAACACCGTCTACGTGGCGCGCACCCGGACCCCCTGA
- a CDS encoding SOS response-associated peptidase — translation MCGRFANDAKVDELIQEFVAQGNDYRDWRPTYSLAPTDVVPIVRERQHHDTGEITRSVEPAVWDFHPSFIKDSKRPNFNARIETVATNGMWKGAFAGSRCIVPMRGYYEWEGEPGHKRAHFIHGPDRLLAAAGLATARKVDDEWVVSTAIITRAARDASGEIHDRMPVFLERDVWDEYLAPVKLDDGGKEHLLALLDSESEKVAATITTYEVDPKVNNTRKVDPADPTLIDPLG, via the coding sequence ATGTGCGGAAGATTCGCCAACGACGCGAAAGTCGACGAGCTCATCCAGGAATTCGTGGCGCAGGGGAACGACTACAGGGACTGGCGCCCGACGTACTCGCTGGCGCCGACCGACGTGGTGCCCATCGTGCGCGAGCGCCAGCATCACGACACCGGCGAGATCACCCGCAGCGTCGAGCCGGCGGTGTGGGACTTCCACCCGTCATTCATCAAGGACTCCAAGCGGCCGAACTTCAACGCCCGCATCGAGACCGTGGCGACGAACGGCATGTGGAAGGGCGCCTTCGCCGGCTCGCGCTGCATCGTGCCGATGCGCGGATACTACGAGTGGGAGGGAGAGCCCGGACACAAGCGGGCGCACTTCATCCACGGCCCGGACAGGCTGCTCGCTGCCGCCGGCCTGGCGACGGCGCGCAAGGTCGATGACGAGTGGGTGGTGTCGACGGCCATCATCACCAGGGCGGCTCGGGATGCCTCCGGCGAGATCCACGATCGGATGCCGGTCTTCCTCGAGCGCGACGTCTGGGACGAGTACCTCGCCCCCGTCAAGCTCGACGATGGAGGCAAGGAGCACCTGCTCGCTCTGCTCGACTCCGAGTCGGAGAAGGTGGCAGCCACCATCACGACGTACGAGGTGGATCCCAAGGTGAACAACACCCGCAAGGTCGACCCGGCCGACCCGACGCTGATCGATCCGCTGGGCTGA
- a CDS encoding endonuclease/exonuclease/phosphatase family protein, giving the protein MKVISYNLRKHRAIGELTDIVQRHSPDVLCLQECDDRALPEFIGDLHLSDATARNRLGLAVYHRNRQFTVQATRAFELKRSLYDRVAKPAHERLIAVRLRDEEHSRELVVASFHAAPLTALNSLRRKQIHAALAEMQLMGPGLPVLMVGDYNYPVFKAGLSDKITASGYDLTLSDSRTYTRYKVFRGHFDLATSVGLTIESVVTLPRGSSDHLPILVTSSYADAAASASAEAEAS; this is encoded by the coding sequence GTGAAGGTCATCAGCTACAACCTCCGGAAGCACCGCGCTATCGGCGAGTTGACGGATATCGTGCAGCGTCACTCTCCCGACGTGCTGTGCCTCCAGGAGTGCGACGACCGAGCCCTCCCCGAGTTCATCGGCGATCTGCACCTGTCGGACGCGACCGCCCGCAACAGGCTCGGCCTCGCCGTCTACCACCGGAACAGGCAGTTCACCGTGCAGGCGACGAGGGCCTTCGAGCTCAAGCGTTCGCTGTACGACAGGGTGGCCAAGCCGGCGCACGAGAGGCTCATCGCCGTGCGCCTCCGCGACGAGGAGCACAGCCGGGAGCTGGTCGTGGCCTCCTTCCACGCCGCACCGCTCACCGCGCTGAACTCACTGCGTCGCAAGCAGATCCACGCCGCTCTCGCCGAGATGCAGCTGATGGGCCCCGGCCTCCCGGTGCTCATGGTCGGCGACTACAACTACCCGGTCTTCAAGGCGGGGCTCAGTGACAAGATCACCGCCTCGGGCTACGACCTGACGCTCAGCGACAGCCGCACCTACACGCGTTACAAGGTGTTCCGCGGCCACTTCGACCTGGCGACATCCGTGGGTCTCACGATCGAGAGCGTCGTGACCCTGCCCCGCGGATCGTCTGATCACCTGCCCATCCTGGTGACATCGAGCTACGCGGATGCCGCAGCATCGGCGAGCGCAGAAGCCGAAGCCAGCTGA
- a CDS encoding LacI family DNA-binding transcriptional regulator gives MSRRLADVARKVGVSEATVSRVLNNKPGVSEATRRTVLTALDVLGYERPTKLRGERARLVGLVMPELQNPIFPAFAEVISGGLAQNGYTPVLCTQTAGGISESDYVELLLHQQVSGVIFVGGAYAQADTSHDHYERLRELNLPTVLVNAPVPDLDFATVSCDDRVSMEQAFSHLMQLGHSEIGILLGPTDHMPSRRKLEAAARIAGTTGLELPERRIVHSLYSLEAGQAAATRLLKEGVTAMVCASDPMALGAVRAVRRAGLRVPEDISVIGYDDSALMNCTEPPLTTVRQPIESMGRMIVELLMRQMTSGAPVTDELLFAPELVVRASTGPAAVAARSAG, from the coding sequence ATGTCGAGACGGTTGGCGGATGTCGCACGCAAGGTCGGAGTCAGTGAAGCCACGGTCAGCCGCGTGCTCAACAACAAGCCCGGGGTCTCGGAGGCCACCCGACGGACGGTGCTCACGGCCCTCGACGTGCTCGGCTACGAGCGCCCGACCAAGCTCCGCGGCGAACGAGCCCGCCTCGTCGGGCTCGTCATGCCCGAGCTGCAGAACCCGATCTTCCCCGCCTTCGCCGAGGTGATCTCCGGCGGACTCGCGCAGAACGGCTACACCCCGGTTCTCTGCACCCAGACGGCCGGCGGCATCTCGGAGTCCGACTACGTGGAGCTGCTGCTGCACCAGCAGGTCTCGGGCGTCATCTTCGTCGGCGGCGCCTACGCCCAGGCCGACACCTCCCACGATCACTACGAGCGCCTGCGAGAGCTCAACCTCCCCACCGTGCTCGTGAATGCGCCGGTGCCCGACCTCGACTTCGCCACCGTCTCGTGCGACGATCGCGTCTCGATGGAGCAGGCGTTCAGTCATCTCATGCAGCTCGGCCACAGCGAGATCGGCATCCTGCTGGGCCCGACCGACCACATGCCGTCCAGACGGAAGCTCGAGGCGGCCGCGCGGATCGCAGGCACCACGGGCCTCGAGTTGCCCGAGCGGCGCATCGTGCACTCGCTCTACTCCCTCGAGGCCGGACAGGCCGCCGCGACGAGGCTGCTCAAGGAGGGCGTCACGGCGATGGTGTGCGCCAGCGATCCGATGGCGCTCGGCGCAGTGCGCGCGGTGCGCCGTGCGGGGCTCCGCGTGCCAGAGGACATCTCCGTGATCGGCTACGACGACTCGGCGCTGATGAACTGCACCGAGCCTCCGCTCACCACGGTGAGGCAGCCGATCGAATCGATGGGCCGGATGATCGTGGAGCTGCTCATGCGGCAGATGACCAGCGGAGCCCCGGTGACCGACGAGCTGCTGTTCGCGCCCGAGTTGGTGGTGCGGGCCTCGACGGGGCCCGCAGCGGTCGCAGCGCGCTCCGCTGGTTGA
- a CDS encoding glycoside hydrolase family 13 protein: MSVLDAGKPEQASSDALWWRSAVIYQVYVRSFADSDGDGTGDLRGVRQHLQYLKDLGVDAIWFNPWYPSPLADGGYDVSDYRDIHPAFGTLDEAELLISEALALGIRTIIDIVPNHVSDQHPWFRAAIAAGPGSPERDRFWFHPGLGENGDEMPNHWVSNFAGDTWTRTTNPDGTPGEWYLHLFTPEQPDLNWNHPDVVAEHEDILRFWFDRGVAGVRIDSAGLLIKDPTLAEVPENPGPGEHPTEDRDEVHEVYRAWRRIADSYEGTRVLVGEVWVPDAKRFADYLRPDEMHTAFNFDFMSRPWGADEFRASIDLMLAAHAPVGAPSTWVLSNHDVTRPVTRYGREDSSFAFGKKRFGTPTDLVLGTRRARAAALLTAALPGSLYIYQGDELGLPEVELPTTLLQDPMHFRSGGVDPGRDGCRVPLPWRGTAAPFGFSPAQAASGPWLPQPDDWSAITVEAQEADPESMLRLYREAIRIRRQEEELGDGTLAWQLGGRPGVLAFTRGEHFLCVTNLSDAAVELPAHESVLLASIPLDGGLLPTDSTAWLRITAADRRGGSEHPAV, from the coding sequence ATGTCCGTACTCGATGCCGGTAAGCCGGAGCAGGCGTCATCCGATGCCCTGTGGTGGCGCAGCGCCGTCATCTATCAGGTCTACGTGCGCAGCTTCGCCGACAGCGACGGCGATGGAACCGGCGACCTGCGCGGCGTGCGACAGCACCTGCAGTACCTGAAGGACCTGGGCGTCGATGCCATCTGGTTCAACCCCTGGTACCCGTCGCCGCTCGCCGATGGTGGCTACGACGTCAGCGACTACCGCGACATCCACCCGGCGTTCGGAACGCTCGACGAGGCCGAACTCCTCATCAGCGAGGCCCTGGCCCTCGGCATCCGCACCATCATCGACATCGTCCCGAACCACGTCAGCGATCAGCACCCCTGGTTCCGCGCGGCCATCGCCGCCGGCCCGGGATCGCCGGAGCGAGACCGCTTCTGGTTCCACCCCGGCCTCGGCGAGAACGGCGACGAGATGCCGAACCACTGGGTGTCGAACTTCGCCGGCGACACCTGGACGCGCACGACCAACCCGGATGGCACTCCGGGCGAGTGGTACCTGCACCTGTTCACCCCCGAGCAGCCCGACCTCAACTGGAATCACCCCGACGTCGTCGCCGAGCACGAGGACATCCTGAGGTTCTGGTTCGACCGTGGTGTCGCCGGCGTGCGCATCGATTCGGCCGGCCTGCTCATCAAGGATCCGACCCTCGCCGAGGTGCCCGAGAACCCTGGTCCGGGGGAGCACCCCACCGAGGACCGCGACGAGGTGCACGAGGTCTATCGGGCCTGGCGCCGCATCGCGGACTCCTACGAGGGCACCCGCGTGCTCGTCGGCGAGGTCTGGGTTCCGGATGCGAAGCGCTTCGCCGACTACCTGCGACCCGACGAGATGCACACGGCGTTCAACTTCGACTTCATGTCCCGCCCGTGGGGAGCGGACGAGTTCCGCGCATCCATCGACCTGATGCTCGCGGCGCACGCCCCCGTCGGTGCTCCGAGCACCTGGGTGCTGTCGAACCACGACGTGACGCGCCCGGTCACGCGCTACGGTCGCGAGGACTCGTCGTTCGCGTTCGGGAAGAAGCGCTTCGGCACACCGACCGACCTCGTCCTCGGCACCCGCCGGGCCCGAGCGGCCGCGTTGCTCACGGCGGCCCTGCCCGGATCGCTCTACATCTATCAGGGCGACGAACTCGGCCTGCCCGAGGTCGAACTGCCCACCACCCTGCTGCAGGATCCCATGCACTTCCGCTCCGGCGGCGTCGATCCCGGGCGAGACGGATGCCGCGTGCCCCTGCCCTGGCGCGGGACGGCTGCACCGTTCGGCTTCAGCCCGGCGCAGGCGGCCAGCGGCCCCTGGCTCCCGCAGCCCGACGACTGGTCCGCCATCACGGTCGAGGCGCAGGAGGCCGATCCCGAGTCCATGCTCAGGCTCTACCGGGAGGCCATCCGCATCCGCAGGCAGGAGGAGGAGCTGGGCGACGGAACCCTCGCGTGGCAGCTCGGCGGCCGACCCGGGGTACTCGCCTTCACCCGCGGCGAGCACTTCCTCTGCGTGACCAACCTCTCGGATGCAGCCGTCGAGTTGCCAGCGCACGAGAGCGTCCTGCTCGCCAGCATCCCGCTCGACGGCGGACTGCTGCCCACAGACTCCACGGCCTGGCTGCGCATCACGGCAGCCGACCGCAGAGGCGGTTCGGAGCATCCGGCCGTATGA
- a CDS encoding ABC transporter substrate-binding protein translates to MKSAAKVAIASFAALALVGTLAGCGTGSGDDGGKLELRVATFPPGADQAAYDAFAVQEKQFEKLNPDIDVIGVEYEWKAPTFAAQLAGGSLPDVFTVPFTDTKTLLENGQLMDVTKEVTDLGYADKFNPIILGEVQDDEGSIFGFPRQAYAMGLHYNRDLFTAAGLDPDKPPTTWDEVRAAAKAISDKTGKAGYATMTMGNTGGWQLTAQSISRGAEMQTDNGDGTYTSTLNNEGTKDTLEYFHDLRWDDDSMGDNFLLDWGSINQEFAAGNLGMYTSGSDVYTALVRDFSMKPEQYGLTVIPTEGAEAGVLGGGDIAVMSPKIDDAHKAAGVKWIDWYYMQKLLNEKAAQADAQALADSDQAVGTPVLPVLDKATYDQQQEWIKPYVNVPTDQMAGFFDGIFDQTPVGEFKGQTQPIYGLLDNVIQAVLTDENADVDALLTKADSDAQALLDGQ, encoded by the coding sequence ATGAAGTCAGCAGCCAAGGTCGCGATCGCGTCATTCGCCGCGCTCGCCCTGGTCGGCACACTCGCCGGCTGCGGTACCGGATCGGGTGACGACGGCGGAAAGCTCGAGCTCCGCGTCGCCACCTTCCCGCCCGGAGCGGATCAGGCGGCCTACGACGCCTTCGCCGTTCAGGAGAAGCAGTTCGAGAAGCTCAACCCCGACATCGACGTCATCGGCGTCGAGTACGAATGGAAGGCACCGACCTTCGCCGCGCAGCTCGCCGGCGGAAGCCTGCCCGATGTCTTCACGGTGCCGTTCACCGACACCAAGACGCTGCTCGAGAACGGCCAGCTCATGGACGTCACGAAGGAGGTCACCGACCTCGGATACGCCGACAAGTTCAACCCGATCATCCTCGGGGAGGTTCAGGATGACGAGGGCAGCATCTTCGGCTTCCCGCGCCAGGCCTACGCCATGGGCCTGCACTACAACCGCGACCTGTTCACCGCTGCGGGCCTCGACCCCGACAAGCCGCCGACCACCTGGGACGAGGTGCGCGCCGCCGCCAAGGCCATCTCGGACAAGACGGGCAAGGCCGGCTACGCCACGATGACGATGGGCAACACCGGCGGCTGGCAGCTCACGGCGCAGTCGATCTCGCGCGGCGCCGAGATGCAGACGGACAACGGCGACGGCACCTACACGTCGACGCTGAACAACGAGGGAACGAAGGACACCCTCGAGTACTTCCACGACCTGCGCTGGGACGACGACTCGATGGGCGACAACTTCCTGCTCGACTGGGGAAGCATCAACCAGGAGTTCGCCGCGGGCAACCTCGGCATGTACACCAGCGGGTCCGACGTCTACACGGCTCTCGTACGCGACTTCTCCATGAAGCCGGAGCAGTACGGCCTCACCGTGATCCCGACCGAAGGCGCTGAGGCCGGCGTGCTGGGCGGCGGAGACATCGCCGTGATGAGCCCGAAGATCGACGACGCCCACAAGGCCGCCGGCGTGAAGTGGATCGACTGGTACTACATGCAGAAGCTGCTGAACGAGAAGGCGGCCCAGGCCGATGCCCAGGCTCTCGCCGACAGCGACCAGGCGGTCGGGACCCCGGTCCTGCCCGTGCTCGACAAGGCGACCTACGACCAGCAGCAGGAGTGGATCAAGCCCTACGTCAACGTGCCGACGGATCAGATGGCCGGATTCTTCGACGGCATCTTCGACCAGACGCCCGTCGGCGAGTTCAAGGGTCAGACCCAGCCCATCTACGGCCTCCTCGACAACGTCATCCAGGCCGTGCTGACCGACGAGAACGCCGACGTCGACGCCCTTCTCACGAAGGCCGACTCCGACGCGCAGGCGCTCCTCGACGGACAGTAG
- a CDS encoding carbohydrate ABC transporter permease, which produces MTVTDDPPVVRDAPPADPPASVAVRRRRKRNPATWVRGGGLSNLIFLAPMLVVFTVFSWSPIVQSVIMSFQKTNLVQPATWVGLDNFERVLSDPNLGTAILNTLYFAVLALVFGFPIPLFLAVLMSEVKRGKGLYSALAYMPVVIPPVVAVLLWKVFYDASPNGVFNTMLGWVGIPPQPWLQSAVTAMPSLVIEATWAAAGGSIIIYLAALISVPPELYDAAEVDGAGVWRKVWHVTMPQLRGVLFIMLILQIIATSQVFLEPYLFTGGGPNNATLTILLLIYRYAFQNSLGGDYGEATALSLMLAIFLGLMSWAYFKLTERWSTN; this is translated from the coding sequence ATGACAGTCACGGATGATCCGCCCGTGGTCAGAGACGCTCCTCCCGCCGACCCGCCGGCATCCGTCGCCGTCCGACGGCGCCGGAAGCGCAATCCGGCCACCTGGGTGCGCGGAGGCGGGCTGTCGAACCTGATCTTCCTCGCCCCGATGCTCGTCGTCTTCACGGTGTTCAGCTGGTCGCCGATCGTGCAGTCGGTCATCATGAGCTTCCAGAAGACCAACCTGGTGCAGCCTGCCACCTGGGTCGGCCTCGACAACTTCGAACGCGTGCTCAGCGACCCGAACCTCGGCACGGCCATTCTCAACACCCTCTACTTCGCCGTGCTGGCGCTCGTCTTCGGGTTCCCGATTCCGCTCTTCCTCGCCGTGCTCATGAGCGAGGTCAAGCGGGGGAAGGGCCTCTACAGCGCCCTCGCGTACATGCCCGTGGTCATCCCGCCCGTCGTGGCCGTGCTCCTCTGGAAGGTCTTCTACGACGCCAGCCCCAACGGCGTGTTCAACACCATGCTCGGCTGGGTCGGCATCCCGCCGCAGCCGTGGCTGCAGAGCGCGGTCACCGCGATGCCGTCGCTCGTGATCGAGGCCACCTGGGCCGCGGCCGGCGGATCGATCATCATCTACCTCGCCGCCCTGATCAGCGTGCCGCCGGAGCTCTACGACGCCGCGGAGGTCGACGGCGCCGGCGTCTGGCGCAAGGTCTGGCACGTGACGATGCCCCAGCTGCGCGGCGTGCTGTTCATCATGCTCATCCTGCAGATCATCGCGACATCGCAGGTGTTCCTCGAGCCCTACCTGTTCACAGGGGGTGGGCCGAACAATGCGACCCTCACGATCCTGCTGCTGATCTACCGCTACGCCTTCCAGAACTCCCTCGGCGGCGACTACGGCGAGGCGACGGCGCTGAGTCTCATGCTCGCGATCTTCCTCGGCCTCATGAGCTGGGCGTACTTCAAGCTGACCGAACGATGGAGCACCAATTGA